Genomic window (Sinorhizobium sojae CCBAU 05684):
GGCCAGGAGATCAGCCATCTGCTCGACGGTGAAGCCGAGATCGCGTGCCCGGCGAATGAAGCGCAGCCTATGGACGTCGTTGTCGCCGTAGTAGCGATAGCCGGAACCGCTGCGGCTCGCAGGCGGAATGAGGCCGATCGTTTCATAGTAGCGGATCATTTTTGCCGAAACGCCTGAAGCGCGTGCGGCATCGCCGATATTCATGCGTTCACCTTTCGATTCCTGAACCAAGATATAGGCCCATTGCCAACCGGATTCCATATTCCCGGATAGAGTCGTGCCATCACGCGTGCGCCTTGAAGCGCTTGAGCCGCAGGGCGTTCCCGACGACGAAGTCTCTCGAAAGCGCCATGGCGGCGGCGGCGAAGACCGGCGAGAGCAGCGCGCCACAGGCGGGATAGAGCGCGCCCGCGTCCCGATAGCCAGGCGCCGTGCGGGACGCCGGCGCAGACAAGACACCGGACGAACCGCCACGAGGAGCTTTCAATAGGATCTAAAGGGAGATCGGGCTCGGCCGGACGCGCTGCTCCACACCCGTCAGGGCCGCAGCGCGGCGTCAACAGGAGGCGCTTCCGGTGCGGCGAGTTCAAGCACGCCAACCATCGTCGCCAGGATCGGCGCGAAGGCGCATAGTCGCAGGAAGACGCGGCGCGCCTCCATATTGCCGATTTCGTTTGGCCCTTCGCCTGGCAAACGGATCTGAATTGCAAGTGCGACGTCAAGGATGTTCATGGCCGGCGCTCCTTCTAATGGGATTGACGGCCAATGGTCGAACGCCGCCATCGCATTTCGACATGCGCTCGCCAGACTGAAGAGAAAATCCTTGGGCTTTGTCGAATCCTGCCTAGGTTGATCGTCAATAGGTTGTCGACCACAGGAGGAACGCATCATGAAATATCTTTGTCTGGTCTGGTGCAAAGAGGGGACTTTCGAGGCCTTGTCCAAGGAGGAGCAGGATGAACTCGACAGAAACTCCCTGCAATACGATCAGGACCTCGCCAGGCGCGGTCATATGGTTGCGGCCGAAGCGCTGCAGCCGCCGGCGAACTCGGTCGTGGTTCGGGTGCGTCAAGCCGAGATCTCGGTGACCGACGGCCCGTTCGCCGAAAGCAAGGAGCAGATCGCCGGTTTCATCCTTGTCGAGGCGAAGGATCTGAACGAGGCTATCCGCATTGCCGCGGGCATCCCGCTCGCCAAGCTCGGCAGCATCGAGGTGCGGCCGATCCATGATTTCGGCAGCCGTTCGTAAGGAGAGGGTGATGAACTATCTTTGCCAGATATGGTTCGAAACTTCGGCAATTGAGGACCTCTCCGAGGAGGAGCAGCAAAAGCTCACGATGGACTGCAGGGCCTACGACGATGGGCTCGTCGATCGCGGACACCTGATCCTTGCTCAGGCTCTGCGGGCGCCGGCAACCGCAAAGACAGTGCGCACGCGCGATGGCAAGATCTCGATCACCGACGGGCCCTTCGCAGAGATCAAGGAATTCCTTGGCGGCATCATTCTCTTCAAGGCGGAGAGTATGGAGGAAGCTCTCCACATAGCCAGCCGTTCGCCT
Coding sequences:
- a CDS encoding YciI family protein, which codes for MNYLCQIWFETSAIEDLSEEEQQKLTMDCRAYDDGLVDRGHLILAQALRAPATAKTVRTRDGKISITDGPFAEIKEFLGGIILFKAESMEEALHIASRSPLARFAALEVRPTYSISEED
- a CDS encoding YciI family protein, producing the protein MKYLCLVWCKEGTFEALSKEEQDELDRNSLQYDQDLARRGHMVAAEALQPPANSVVVRVRQAEISVTDGPFAESKEQIAGFILVEAKDLNEAIRIAAGIPLAKLGSIEVRPIHDFGSRS